The following are encoded together in the Xiphophorus hellerii strain 12219 chromosome 3, Xiphophorus_hellerii-4.1, whole genome shotgun sequence genome:
- the tshz1 gene encoding teashirt homolog 1: protein MPRRKQQEPRRSAAYMPEDELKASTHDEEEHLQDDGLSLDGQDTEFLCNDEEEDADGGQPPSYRDSPLSNGTNPDAGYGSPLSDASDRLADIKSTSSRDGQEREGSAPPYRPNNGLSFQDSLAQMKAVYANLISDASWSSITMDIMKSKPAAAGSVNAAHTTPEPVSAVSVSPTTTTNKSSVVNMANSHHNGRSSTNTVNHTGNASANTNGTTTSSASSHSATSSSGSSAGGASNGSGVAYDWHQAALAKTLQQTPYHLLPEPSLFSTVQLYRQNNKLYGSVFTGASKFRCKDCSAAYDTLVGLTVHMNETGHYRDDNKDKEEDQGKRWSKPRKRSLMEMEGKEDAQKVLKCMYCGHSFESLQDLSVHMIKTKHYQKVPLKEPVPALATKLVPTSAKKRAIQDVIVSPCSPDSIHAGSGGGGSVSLGDMGKDSKATANPYVTPNNRYGYQNGASYTWQFEARKAQILKCMECGSSHDTLQQLTAHMMVTGHFLKVTNSASKKGKQLVFDPVVEEKIQSIPLPPTTTRLPVPSTVKSQPVSPALSSGSEDKREGFEDEKLEGCEPIEKKIKEEKDDASEKSETDTTSYKYLREEDLEETPKEGLDILKSLENTVSSAISKAQTGTPTWGGYPSIHAAYQLQGAIKSSATVLPPTVQSVQMQPMFNSGLRSLVSDSNSVIHSPRSPSSPTLLRSNVTAMEELVEKVTGKTATVKKEKEEKLVSLERCRPPSLVKSPSPALREQREQLPSPNDLSVGKPSGLRSISPGSVDSELICKKEPKESLLDGHSNTSKNGSEASQSPVTNGNSLGIITDHSPESPFINPLSALQSIMNTHLGKASKPVSPAADPLSMLYKISNSMMDKPAFTPTPQSKATEPVNHFQLYESNDQPIDLSKNKATTHSSNNTNSSSVLLTNNSVNGNKPLISLPESVSSPLRENALMDISDMVKNLTGRLTPKSSTPSSISEKSDADGSAFEDALEDLSPVQKRKGRQSNWNPQHLLILQAQFASSLRETPEGRYAMTDLGPQERVHICKFTGLSMTTISHWLANVKYQLRRTGGTKFLKNMDSCQPVFLCGDCASQFRTPSSYIGHLESHLGFSLKDLSKLSAEHLREQQAASKVITDKMTFGSPLSALTTPEDDTGSVYQCRLCNRTFVSKHAVKLHLSKTHGKSPEDHLVFVTALEKLEKLDKMEKV, encoded by the coding sequence CATACATGCCCGAGGATGAGCTTAAGGCAAGCACTCATGATGAGGAAGAGCACCTGCAGGATGATGGCCTCTCTTTAGATGGACAGGACACAGAGTTCCTGTGcaatgatgaagaggaggatgcAGATGGAGGCCAGCCACCTAGCTACAGAGACTCTCCACTTAGCAATGGTACTAACCCGGACGCCGGATACGGGTCTCCACTCAGTGATGCTAGCGACAGACTTGCAGATATCAAGAGCACCTCTTCCAGGGATGGTCAGGAGAGGGAAGGCTCTGCTCCGCCCTACCGTCCCAACAACGGCCTGTCTTTCCAGGACAGCCTGGCACAGATGAAAGCCGTCTATGCAAACCTCATCTCAGATGCCTCTTGGTCTAGCATCACAATGGACATCATGAAATCAAAGCCTGCTGCAGCTGGCAGTGTCAACGCTGCCCACACGACTCCAGAGCCTGTCTCTGCTGTCTCTGTCTcgccaactacaaccacaaacaagaGCAGTGTGGTGAACATGGCCAACAGTCACCACAATGGTAGAAGCTCCACCAACACTGTCAACCACACAGGCAACGCGAGTGCCAACACCAATGGTACGACAACTAGCTCTGCAAGTAGCCACAGTGCGACGAGCAGTAGTGGAAGCAGTGCCGGTGGAGCCAGCAACGGAAGTGGTGTAGCCTACGACTGGCACCAGGCAGCACTTGCCAAAACTCTTCAACAGACCCCATACCACCTTTTACCCGAGCCTAGCCTCTTCAGCACAGTGCAGCTCTACCGGCAGAACAACAAGCTCTATGGCTCTGTTTTTACTGGTGCAAGCAAGTTTCGCTGCAAAGACTGCAGTGCCGCTTATGACACGCTAGTGGGATTGACAGTCCACATGAATGAGACGGGCCACTATCGCGATGACAACAAGGACAAAGAGGAGGACCAGGGCAAGCGCTGGTCCAAACCACGTAAGCGATCCTTGATGGAAATGGAGGGGAAGGAGGATGCTCAGAAAGTACTGAAGTGTATGTACTGCGGCCACTCGTTTGAGTCCCTACAAGATCTCAGCGTACATATGATCAAGACCAAGCATTACCAGAAAGTGCCTCTCAAAGAACCCGTGCCAGCCCTGGCTACTAAGCTGGTGCCAACTTCAGCTAAAAAACGTGCTATTCAAGATGTTATAGTCTCTCCATGCTCCCCAGACTCCATCCATGCTGgtagtggtggtggtggttctGTGTCTCTTGGGGATATGGGCAAAGACTCGAAAGCTACCGCTAACCCCTACGTGACGCCGAACAACCGCTATGGCTACCAAAATGGTGCCAGCTACACATGGCAGTTTGAGGCTCGCAAAGCGCAGATCCTTAAATGCATGGAGTGCGGGAGCTCGCATGACACACTCCAACAGCTGACTGCCCACATGATGGTTACAGGTCACTTTTTGAAGGTTACAAATTCTGCATCTAAGAAAGGCAAACAACTGGTCTTTGATCCAGTGGTAGAAGAAAAGATTCAGTCAATCCCACTACCACCAACCACCACCAGACTCCCTGTTCCCAGTACTGTAAAATCCCAACCAGTATCCCCTGCCCTCTCCTCTGGCTCCGAGGATAAAAGGGAGGGGTTTGAGGATGAAAAACTTGAAGGATGTGAGCctattgagaaaaaaatcaaggagGAGAAAGATGACGCAAGTGAGAAATCAGAAACTGATACTACATCTTATAAATACCTTAGAGAAGAAGATCTGGAGGAAACGCCTAAAGAGGGTTTAGATATACTAAAGTCTCTTGAAAACACTGTATCCAGTGCCATCAGCAAGGCCCAGACGGGCACTCCCACATGGGGTGGCTATCCTAGCATTCATGCTGCCTACCAGCTGCAAGGTGCAATTAAAAGTTCAGCTACTGTTCTTCCCCCAACCGTCCAGAGCGTTCAGATGCAGCCAATGTTTAATAGTGGGCTACGAAGTCTTGTGAGTGACTCCAACTCCGTCATCCACTCCCCTCGTAGCCCTTCCTCCCCGACTCTCCTCAGGAGCAACGTCACTGCCATGGAGGAGCTTGTTGAGAAAGTGACAGGAAAAACTGCCACcgtgaagaaagaaaaggaggaaaagctgGTCAGTCTAGAGCGTTGTAGGCCACCGTCATTAGTAAAATCGCCCTCTCCTGCACTGAGAGAGCAGAGGGAGCAATTACCGTCTCCAAACGACCTTTCTGTAGGTAAACCGTCCGGCCTGAGAAGTATCAGCCCAGGTAGTGTAGACTCTGAGCTTATTTGTAAGAAGGAGCCCAAAGAGAGTCTGTTGGATGGCCACAGCAACACTTCAAAAAATGGCTCAGAGGCATCCCAGTCTCCAGTAACAAATGGGAACAGTCTTGGCATCATCACGGACCACTCACCTGAAAGTCCTTTCATCAACCCTCTGAGTGCACTCCAGTCAATCATGAACACGCATCTGGGAAAGGCTTCTAAACCTGTGAGTCCAGCAGCGGATCCGTTGTCCATGCTTTACAAAATCAGCAACAGCATGATGGACAAACCAGCTTTTACCCCAACTCCTCAAAGCAAGGCGACTGAGCCCGTTAACCACTTTCAGCTGTATGAAAGTAACGACCAGCCCATAGACCTGAGTAAAAATAAGGCCACCACTCATAGCAGTAACAATACCAACAGCAGCAGTGTGTTGTTGACCAACAATAGTGTAAACGGCAACAAGCCCCTTATCTCCCTCCCTGAATCTGTCTCCTCTCCTCTGAGAGAGAATGCTCTAATGGACATTTCAGATATGGTGAAGAACCTCACAGGACGACTGACGCCCAAATCGTCAACTCCCTCCTCCATCTCAGAGAAGTCTGATGCCGATGGCAGTGCGTTCGAGGATGCCCTGGAGGACCTCTCGCCGGTACAGAAGAGGAAAGGGAGGCAGTCCAATTGGAATCCTCAGCATCTTCTCATCTTGCAAGCACAGTTTGCCTCTAGCCTGAGGGAGACCCCAGAGGGCCGTTACGCAATGACTGACCTGGGCCCTCAGGAAAGGGTCCACATCTGTAAATTCACAGGGCTCTCGATGACCACCATATCTCACTGGCTGGCAAATGTGAAGTATCAGCTGAGACGGACTGGGGGCACCAAGTTTCTCAAGAACATGGACTCATGCCAGCCCGTGTTCCTCTGTGGTGACTGTGCCTCTCAGTTCAGGACTCCCTCCTCCTACATCGGCCACCTGGAATCTCACCTGGGCTTTAGCCTGAAGGACCTGTCCAAACTGTCAGCGGAGCACCTACGGGAGCAGCAGGCTGCCTCAAAGGTGATTACAGACAAAATGACATTCGGCAGCCCACTGTCAGCCTTGACCACACCGGAGGACGACACGGGCTCTGTGTACCAGTGCAGACTTTGCAATCGGACATTCGTCAGCAAACACGCAGTCAAACTGCACCTCAGCAAGACCCATGGCAAGTCTCCAGAGGACCACCTGGTGTTTGTCACTGCTCTGGAGAAACTGGAGAAGCTcgacaaaatggaaaaagtttaa